A genomic window from Chiloscyllium punctatum isolate Juve2018m chromosome 50, sChiPun1.3, whole genome shotgun sequence includes:
- the ndufb11 gene encoding NADH dehydrogenase [ubiquinone] 1 beta subcomplex subunit 11, mitochondrial, with translation MAALLRLCLRPVPRRLLLLLPREPAGLSRAASSSGPASSVSPSALAGPSELPPGFAGAQPPEVNLYDQNPEYHGFSADPVVDVWNMRLAFFFGISLAIVVGSTFVHYLPDHG, from the exons ATGGCGGCGCTGCTCCGGTTGTGCCTGAGGCCTGTTCCTCgccgcctcctcctcctccttccccgGGAGCCCGCCGGCCTCTCCCGAGCGGCCTCCAGCAGCGGGCCGGCCTCCTCGGTGTCGCCCTCGGCTCTGGCCGGGCCCAGCGAGCTCCCGCCCGGGTTCGCGGGCGCCCAGCCGCCGGAGGTCAACCTGTACGACCAG AACCCGGAGTACCATGGTTTCAGTGCTGACCCGGTGGTGGACGTGTGGAACATGAGGCTGGCCTTTTTCTTTGGCATCTCCCTGGCCATTGTGGTGGGCTCCACCTTCGTCCATTACCTGCCTGACCATGGGTAA